A part of Chloroflexota bacterium genomic DNA contains:
- a CDS encoding MFS transporter — MKRPKYFYGYNIVASGFGIQAVGIGIFVAFGVFFKPLLADFGWSRATLSGAQSLALLIAGFLGILVGRLNDRFGPRIVMTVAGFFFGLGLLLMSGLNNVWQLYLFYGVVVGIGLSSIDIIPLSTIARWFVRRRGMMTGVAKVGTGTGQFVIPLVASILIAAYGWRNSYVIIGAVAMVLLISIGQLLRRDPAGKGLLPDGDRESQTESSKPAETGFYLHEALRTRQFWTICLAYLATMFCLLIIMVHIVPHATDIGISSTTAAGILSAIGGISMAGRFVTGIAIDRIGNRRSMIICFVLLILALLWLQLAKELWMLSLFAVVYGFAHGGLFTVISPIVAEYFGLRMHGALFGIVFFSSMVGGAAGPVIAGHIFDTTQSYSLAFWICTAVAAIALGLILFLRQIKNT; from the coding sequence ATGAAGAGGCCGAAGTACTTCTACGGATATAATATCGTCGCCTCCGGCTTCGGCATACAGGCAGTAGGTATCGGCATCTTTGTCGCTTTCGGCGTCTTTTTCAAGCCACTGCTTGCCGACTTTGGCTGGTCAAGGGCCACCTTGTCAGGCGCTCAGTCCCTGGCACTGCTCATTGCGGGATTCCTCGGTATTCTGGTTGGCAGGTTGAATGACAGGTTTGGCCCGCGGATTGTGATGACGGTGGCCGGCTTCTTCTTCGGGCTGGGGCTCCTGCTCATGTCAGGCCTCAATAACGTCTGGCAACTGTACCTATTCTATGGCGTCGTGGTCGGCATCGGGTTGAGTTCGATTGATATTATCCCCCTCAGCACGATAGCACGGTGGTTTGTTCGGCGGAGGGGGATGATGACCGGCGTGGCGAAGGTGGGCACTGGTACCGGGCAATTCGTTATACCCCTGGTGGCCAGCATACTCATCGCAGCTTATGGCTGGCGGAATTCTTACGTTATTATCGGCGCGGTAGCGATGGTCCTGCTCATTTCCATCGGGCAGCTGTTGCGGCGTGACCCTGCTGGCAAGGGTCTCTTGCCAGATGGAGATAGGGAAAGCCAGACAGAGAGTTCGAAACCTGCCGAAACCGGGTTTTATCTACATGAGGCGCTCCGCACCCGGCAGTTCTGGACGATTTGCCTTGCCTATCTCGCCACCATGTTCTGCCTTCTCATTATCATGGTGCATATCGTCCCGCACGCCACGGACATCGGTATATCCTCGACGACCGCGGCCGGCATCCTGTCGGCTATCGGTGGCATAAGTATGGCGGGGCGGTTTGTCACCGGCATTGCTATCGACCGTATCGGCAACAGGCGCTCTATGATTATCTGTTTTGTCCTGCTAATCTTGGCTCTCCTGTGGTTGCAGCTGGCAAAAGAGCTCTGGATGCTCTCCCTGTTTGCCGTAGTCTATGGTTTTGCCCACGGTGGATTATTCACTGTGATTTCACCTATCGTTGCCGAGTACTTCGGGCTGCGTATGCACGGCGCTCTCTTTGGTATCGTTTTCTTCAGTAGCATGGTTGGGGGTGCTGCCGGACCGGTTATCGCCGGGCACATCTTTGACACCACCCAAAGTTACAGCCTAGCATTCTGGATCTGTACCGCAGTCGCGGCTATCGCACTGGGACTCATATTATTTCTGAGACAGATAAAGAATACCTGA
- a CDS encoding aldehyde ferredoxin oxidoreductase family protein, translating to MAKGYMGKLLFVDLAKGVCKEEVLSEELRQDFMGGYGLGARILYERMKPKVDPLGPDNIFGLLTGPLTATPTMCSGRFVAVAKSPLTGTWGDANCGGDFGPNLKFAGYDGIFFSGVASKPVYLSIDNGKVELKDAGNLWGKDSLETEDILKEAHGQKASVACIGPAGENMSLLAAIMHDQGRAAGRSGLGAVMGSKKLKAVVVKGNMKVPMADEMHAKELRRNYIRQLKNMGPTFKDYGTAGITEPSAMSGDSPVKNWAGSGPDDFPTASKISDDAVIAEQERTYGCWQCPIRCGGHMKAKPGRASVCHKPEYETLCMTGTLCLNDDLESIIHFNDICNAYGLDTISVGSAIAFAIECYQNGILSKDDVGIELRWGDGSAIVELAKKIAGREGIGALLADGVMRAAAKLGKGAEQFAVHVQGQEIPAHDPRFTPALGVTYRMDATPARHTQGGRAWIMGTDWITDEREDKYDYTNTGELQKMAMNMAHIVNSSGICIFAYLSYPVQFIPDFLTAITGTEYTMESCLKVGERVANIRHLFNLREELNPLKYFYNPRALGKPPLTKGPVAKVTLDDDLMIKDYLKAMDWDLNTAKPSAKKLEELGLSKLLGR from the coding sequence ATGGCCAAAGGTTATATGGGTAAATTGCTCTTTGTAGACTTAGCAAAAGGAGTATGTAAAGAAGAAGTATTAAGCGAGGAACTACGCCAGGACTTCATGGGAGGCTACGGCCTTGGTGCCAGGATTCTCTATGAGCGAATGAAACCCAAGGTTGACCCGCTTGGCCCGGATAACATATTTGGTTTACTTACCGGCCCACTAACGGCTACACCTACTATGTGCAGTGGTCGATTTGTAGCCGTAGCAAAGTCACCCCTAACCGGGACATGGGGCGATGCCAACTGCGGCGGCGACTTCGGCCCGAATCTCAAGTTCGCTGGCTATGATGGTATTTTCTTCAGCGGCGTTGCTTCCAAACCGGTTTACCTGAGTATCGATAATGGCAAGGTCGAGCTGAAAGATGCGGGGAATTTATGGGGCAAAGATAGCCTGGAAACCGAGGACATACTCAAAGAAGCCCACGGCCAGAAGGCAAGCGTTGCCTGTATCGGCCCTGCCGGTGAAAATATGTCCCTCCTCGCGGCCATAATGCACGACCAGGGGCGCGCTGCGGGTCGTTCGGGGCTGGGCGCCGTTATGGGTTCAAAAAAATTAAAAGCTGTGGTTGTCAAAGGCAATATGAAGGTGCCCATGGCAGATGAAATGCATGCGAAAGAACTTCGGCGTAATTATATCAGGCAGCTTAAGAATATGGGGCCAACCTTTAAAGATTACGGTACCGCAGGTATAACTGAGCCCAGTGCCATGAGCGGAGATTCCCCGGTAAAAAATTGGGCCGGTTCTGGGCCGGATGATTTCCCCACCGCAAGTAAAATCAGCGATGACGCGGTAATTGCCGAGCAGGAGCGCACATATGGCTGCTGGCAGTGTCCCATTCGCTGCGGGGGACACATGAAGGCAAAACCAGGCCGGGCGAGTGTCTGCCACAAGCCAGAGTATGAGACACTGTGCATGACAGGTACTCTGTGTCTGAATGATGACCTCGAATCAATCATCCACTTTAACGACATCTGCAATGCCTATGGTTTGGACACTATATCCGTCGGTTCAGCCATTGCTTTCGCTATTGAATGCTATCAGAATGGTATCCTCTCGAAAGATGACGTCGGTATCGAATTACGCTGGGGAGATGGCAGTGCCATTGTGGAGCTCGCCAAGAAAATTGCCGGGCGTGAAGGAATAGGCGCACTGCTTGCCGACGGCGTAATGCGTGCGGCAGCCAAGCTCGGCAAAGGTGCGGAACAATTTGCCGTGCACGTTCAGGGGCAAGAAATCCCTGCCCACGACCCCAGGTTTACCCCCGCCCTGGGAGTCACATACCGGATGGATGCCACCCCAGCACGCCATACTCAGGGTGGCCGCGCGTGGATTATGGGAACCGACTGGATAACGGATGAACGTGAAGATAAATATGATTACACGAATACGGGAGAGCTTCAAAAGATGGCCATGAATATGGCGCATATCGTGAATTCTTCCGGTATTTGCATTTTTGCCTATCTGTCCTACCCTGTCCAGTTCATCCCCGATTTTCTCACGGCAATAACCGGAACCGAATATACTATGGAAAGCTGTCTGAAAGTCGGAGAACGAGTCGCCAACATACGCCATCTTTTTAACCTTCGGGAAGAATTGAATCCACTAAAGTACTTCTACAACCCGAGAGCGCTTGGAAAGCCCCCTCTAACGAAAGGCCCAGTTGCCAAGGTGACATTAGACGATGACTTAATGATTAAGGACTATCTAAAAGCAATGGATTGGGATTTGAACACTGCTAAGCCAAGTGCCAAGAAGCTTGAAGAACTTGGCCTGAGCAAATTGCTTGGGCGGTAA
- a CDS encoding DUF4392 domain-containing protein: protein MENTARNIDRLVTTGAGWGGRLDRWIVPALYESASQKVNGKPVSLVAAQGIIERVKERDKILIIDQFGYAPNMPYGETDGPLGVASLARAVSFGIGALPVLVTGPRDIDVVRYTTKAAGLNVLPFKEASHYKKAIAGEILFPCADKDESKKTASRIIDESKPKVIISVETVGPNRKGVKHSGSGYDVEAEDKLSRLEYLFYEASERGIFTIGIIDRGNEIGSGTIEETVRNVTPYANVCQCPCGDGGACAVKTDIVFPASISNWGAYAVSAMLGYLLKKPDILQDDDTERRMLEASIMAGAVDGIAGLPIMGVDGIGLKGQQGIVNLLHAIIENGLRGT from the coding sequence ATGGAAAATACAGCCAGGAATATTGATAGATTAGTAACGACCGGGGCAGGGTGGGGTGGCCGCCTCGACCGCTGGATTGTTCCTGCTTTGTATGAAAGTGCTTCACAGAAAGTGAACGGAAAGCCAGTGAGCCTGGTTGCTGCTCAAGGCATTATAGAACGCGTGAAAGAAAGGGATAAGATACTGATCATCGACCAATTTGGTTACGCTCCTAATATGCCATATGGGGAGACCGATGGACCCCTTGGCGTGGCTAGTCTGGCGAGAGCAGTTAGCTTTGGAATAGGTGCCTTACCGGTACTTGTGACCGGACCGAGAGATATAGATGTTGTCCGGTATACCACCAAAGCTGCCGGGCTAAATGTTTTGCCATTCAAAGAGGCGAGCCATTATAAAAAAGCCATTGCCGGAGAGATACTGTTCCCTTGTGCCGATAAAGATGAGAGTAAGAAGACAGCGAGCAGGATAATCGACGAATCCAAACCCAAGGTGATAATAAGCGTAGAGACGGTTGGGCCGAATAGGAAAGGAGTAAAGCACTCCGGGTCTGGTTATGACGTCGAAGCAGAAGATAAGCTGTCGAGACTAGAATATCTATTCTACGAAGCATCAGAGAGAGGTATATTCACAATAGGTATTATTGATCGCGGTAATGAAATCGGAAGCGGGACGATAGAAGAGACCGTTAGAAACGTCACACCATACGCAAATGTTTGCCAGTGTCCGTGCGGTGATGGAGGGGCCTGCGCAGTAAAGACAGACATTGTCTTCCCAGCCTCAATCTCAAATTGGGGCGCATATGCTGTTAGTGCTATGCTTGGATACCTGCTCAAGAAACCAGATATTCTTCAGGATGATGATACCGAGCGCCGGATGCTCGAAGCTTCCATAATGGCTGGAGCCGTCGACGGTATCGCAGGGTTGCCTATTATGGGGGTAGATGGTATTGGTTTAAAAGGCCAGCAAGGTATTGTAAATCTGCTACATGCAATTATTGAGAATGGACTTAGGGGTACATAG
- a CDS encoding 4Fe-4S binding protein, protein MEEILTGKEGERHFLLGNEAIVRGALEAGVDIAALYPGTPMSEIGDVFHALARSLRDKGEEPSFYFEWSANEKVSLDECIAASLSGLRALCPMKAQGFNVASDSFLDYLTACNLVETDIKGGLVFICADDPGGTSSVNEQDDRYISIIADVPMLEPSNCQEMKDMTAKAFDIAEEIHLPIFLRTVNTVNLSRGDLVFGKLGVPRRKGEIKGVPLSFDRTRCHANILKKMEKAKELSEKSEYNRVIKFDGAKTGKKIGVVASSISISYAEEIIRELGVETELLALGFTNPLPEKLCKDFIGRFDELVIVEELSPFLETQFLKMAHEISARARIWGKETGHFPRAGQYRLETVAEPLARVFGVDNPIPRLEGPEIAVAARSLTNCPGCPHRNTYYAIKQIVPEDAIFANDQGCYLLGGLEPYKMSHAQYSMGASIGLACGFHQATDKPAIAYIGDSTFFHNGMSPLANAVHHNYDITVVVMDNGATAMSGFQMHPGTDRDAMCREAIPIKIEDVARGLGATFVEVVNPNNIEEAKDVFKRAIAHSGVSVVVSKALCRLMDTREKRRQGLEIPAYKVDQEKCDQCKICIDVYACPAFYEAAGKIYIDDIQCTGCGVCQGICPVGAIIELGAENG, encoded by the coding sequence ATGGAAGAAATATTAACTGGAAAAGAAGGGGAAAGGCATTTTCTTCTGGGAAATGAGGCCATTGTCAGAGGCGCACTCGAAGCCGGGGTGGATATTGCAGCATTATATCCCGGGACTCCAATGTCGGAAATCGGCGATGTTTTTCATGCTTTGGCCAGAAGCCTGAGAGATAAAGGCGAAGAACCGAGTTTCTACTTTGAGTGGTCTGCGAATGAGAAAGTGTCTCTCGATGAGTGTATTGCCGCTTCTCTCTCCGGTTTAAGGGCTTTATGTCCCATGAAAGCTCAGGGATTTAATGTCGCTTCCGATTCTTTCTTGGATTATTTAACCGCATGTAATCTGGTGGAAACCGACATCAAAGGAGGCCTGGTCTTCATCTGTGCCGATGACCCCGGGGGAACATCTTCGGTTAATGAGCAGGATGACCGGTATATATCCATAATAGCGGATGTCCCGATGCTGGAGCCATCGAATTGCCAGGAAATGAAGGATATGACTGCAAAGGCCTTCGATATCGCTGAAGAGATTCATTTGCCAATATTTTTAAGAACGGTCAATACGGTGAATCTTTCCCGGGGTGACCTCGTATTCGGCAAACTTGGTGTACCCCGTCGCAAGGGCGAGATAAAAGGGGTGCCTCTCTCTTTTGATAGGACAAGATGCCACGCCAATATCCTGAAGAAAATGGAGAAAGCAAAGGAGCTTTCCGAGAAATCGGAATATAACAGAGTTATTAAATTTGATGGTGCAAAAACGGGAAAGAAAATCGGTGTCGTTGCCTCCAGCATTTCCATAAGCTATGCGGAAGAAATCATTCGTGAGCTTGGAGTGGAGACCGAACTACTGGCCCTCGGTTTTACCAATCCGCTTCCCGAAAAGCTGTGCAAAGATTTCATTGGTAGATTTGATGAGCTGGTCATCGTTGAGGAGCTTTCACCTTTCCTGGAAACGCAGTTCCTCAAGATGGCCCATGAAATATCCGCCAGGGCCAGGATATGGGGAAAAGAGACCGGACACTTCCCAAGGGCCGGACAATACAGGCTGGAGACGGTGGCTGAACCACTGGCCAGGGTGTTCGGGGTGGATAACCCGATACCGAGACTGGAAGGCCCTGAAATAGCGGTTGCCGCCCGTTCTCTGACAAATTGCCCGGGGTGCCCGCACCGGAACACTTACTATGCGATTAAGCAGATAGTCCCAGAAGACGCCATATTTGCCAATGACCAGGGCTGTTACTTATTGGGAGGGCTGGAACCTTACAAAATGAGCCATGCTCAGTACTCCATGGGGGCAAGCATCGGTCTGGCTTGCGGGTTCCACCAGGCAACTGACAAACCGGCAATCGCATATATCGGGGATTCCACTTTTTTCCATAACGGAATGTCACCGCTGGCCAATGCCGTCCACCACAACTATGATATCACGGTGGTCGTCATGGACAACGGGGCGACAGCGATGTCGGGTTTTCAAATGCATCCGGGAACCGACCGTGACGCTATGTGCAGAGAAGCGATACCGATTAAGATTGAGGATGTGGCGAGAGGGCTGGGAGCCACGTTCGTTGAAGTTGTCAATCCCAACAACATAGAAGAGGCAAAGGATGTTTTCAAACGGGCGATAGCGCACAGCGGAGTGTCAGTTGTGGTCAGCAAGGCTTTGTGCAGGTTAATGGATACCAGGGAGAAGAGACGCCAGGGCCTGGAGATACCTGCCTACAAGGTAGACCAGGAAAAATGTGACCAATGCAAGATATGTATTGATGTATATGCCTGCCCGGCCTTCTATGAGGCAGCCGGTAAGATTTACATAGATGATATCCAATGTACCGGATGCGGTGTTTGTCAGGGAATATGCCCTGTCGGAGCAATAATAGAGTTAGGAGCGGAGAATGGATAG
- a CDS encoding indolepyruvate oxidoreductase subunit beta: MDRGGTNILLAGVGGLGVITASNIIGIAAVGVGKKVSSAEVHGIAQRGGSVTGTVRIGDNSVSPLLGDGRADIILGFEPLEVLRNISKASKSTIVITDITPVRVITPTQFVYPKLEDIFAEIRGRCARLYEIDCLALAKKAGTAVVRPSVLLGALSEIEEFPISSEVLLKSVEENVPARYKEQNIAAFKEGANFIRAKL, from the coding sequence ATGGATAGAGGAGGAACAAATATTCTGCTGGCGGGCGTTGGTGGGTTGGGTGTGATAACTGCTTCAAATATCATCGGCATAGCAGCGGTCGGAGTCGGCAAAAAGGTATCCAGCGCTGAGGTTCACGGGATAGCACAGAGAGGCGGCTCGGTTACGGGCACGGTCCGGATTGGAGATAATAGCGTTAGCCCGTTGCTGGGGGATGGTCGAGCCGATATTATTCTGGGATTTGAGCCTCTTGAAGTGCTGAGAAATATATCAAAGGCAAGTAAAAGCACCATCGTCATTACTGATATTACCCCGGTAAGGGTCATTACCCCCACCCAATTTGTCTATCCAAAGCTTGAAGACATTTTTGCTGAGATTAGAGGAAGATGCGCCAGACTTTATGAAATCGATTGCCTCGCCCTGGCTAAAAAAGCTGGCACAGCTGTCGTACGCCCTTCAGTTTTACTGGGTGCTCTATCTGAGATTGAAGAATTCCCGATCAGTTCCGAAGTCCTTTTGAAGTCCGTCGAGGAAAATGTGCCGGCAAGGTATAAGGAACAAAATATTGCCGCTTTTAAAGAAGGTGCTAACTTCATTAGAGCAAAGCTTTAA
- a CDS encoding pyridoxal phosphate-dependent aminotransferase: MKMAERMSRLGTETAFGVLAKAQALEAKGMDVVHLEIGEPDFDTPDNIRAAAKDALDRGQTHYCNSQGIVPLRDQIAKELERTRGVAIEPERIVVTPGAKPIAFFSILALLEEGDEAICPDPSYPIYESVINFTGAKTVPIQLKEELGFRFDIEELRSKITPRTKLIVLNSPHNPTGGVLEKDDVYAIAEIIKERDITVLSDEVYEHIVYEHEPFSIASLPGMLERTILLSGFSKTYAMTGWRLGYAALPPKLVEPVVRLIVNSVSCTAPFIQHAGIEALTGPQDSVPKMVSEFRKRRDLIVNGLNRISGISCVLPKGAFYVFPNVKEVGIDCNELADILLNQAGVACLPGTHFGRYGDGYLRFSYATSLDKINIALERIEKTVKELST; the protein is encoded by the coding sequence ATGAAAATGGCTGAGAGAATGTCACGTCTGGGAACAGAGACCGCATTCGGTGTACTGGCAAAAGCCCAAGCTCTTGAAGCTAAGGGAATGGATGTCGTCCATCTTGAAATCGGGGAGCCGGATTTCGACACACCCGATAATATTCGTGCTGCAGCTAAAGATGCGCTCGATAGAGGCCAGACCCACTACTGTAATTCTCAGGGAATCGTACCGCTGCGCGACCAAATCGCCAAGGAATTGGAGAGAACCCGCGGTGTTGCTATAGAGCCTGAGCGCATAGTGGTGACCCCGGGCGCGAAGCCAATAGCATTTTTCTCCATACTGGCACTGCTCGAGGAAGGTGACGAAGCTATATGCCCCGACCCAAGTTATCCTATTTATGAATCAGTCATTAACTTCACCGGCGCCAAGACAGTACCCATTCAACTTAAAGAGGAGCTCGGTTTCCGTTTTGATATTGAGGAGTTACGCTCCAAGATAACACCACGCACAAAGCTCATCGTCCTTAATTCACCTCATAATCCCACGGGTGGTGTTCTTGAGAAAGATGATGTATACGCTATCGCCGAGATCATCAAGGAACGCGATATTACGGTGCTCTCAGATGAGGTCTATGAGCATATTGTCTATGAACATGAACCTTTCAGCATCGCCAGCCTGCCGGGTATGCTTGAGCGAACCATTCTCCTGAGCGGCTTTTCCAAAACCTATGCCATGACTGGCTGGCGCCTGGGATATGCTGCCTTACCTCCGAAACTAGTTGAGCCTGTTGTGCGCCTGATTGTCAATAGCGTCTCCTGCACCGCGCCTTTTATCCAACATGCTGGCATAGAAGCGCTCACCGGGCCACAGGACAGTGTACCGAAGATGGTAAGCGAGTTCAGGAAGCGGAGAGACCTCATTGTAAACGGACTCAATAGGATATCCGGTATAAGCTGTGTCCTACCTAAAGGAGCTTTCTATGTTTTCCCAAACGTTAAAGAAGTGGGAATTGACTGCAATGAGCTGGCTGACATTCTTCTTAATCAGGCCGGCGTAGCCTGTCTGCCTGGCACCCACTTTGGTCGGTACGGTGACGGTTATCTCAGATTTTCCTATGCCACATCTTTGGATAAAATAAATATCGCTCTGGAGAGGATAGAGAAGACTGTAAAAGAACTGTCGACTTAA
- a CDS encoding FAD-binding oxidoreductase — translation MKTTSADVVIVGAGAIGCATAYFLSRKGVKVAVVEKDSIGERASGTATGILNPMVLDETKTESLLPLTWKSFQMHEALSKELKETTGIDCHFRKSTQLILAFSEREADELRSLVKLNQEIGIKVSWLDKQSVLNIEDRISHKLKGAIYCEDGANIESYRYVLALAQAAEKMGAEIHYGNVVGLRKTRNKVTGVKMSSREIISQSTVLAMGPWTSMASSWLDFPIPVGPERGQIVKIQASSPSLTSTIFSGNHYVTYKAHEGLIYTGTTHEQVGFDDSTTIEGRDTIITGLLNILPSSIEAQVVTQTACLRPLTADGLPIIGEFPFQSNAYLATGHWSKGILLSPITALIITELILKGKTSYSINSFDPARFVKYG, via the coding sequence ATGAAAACTACTTCAGCCGATGTTGTTATTGTTGGGGCGGGTGCTATCGGTTGTGCCACTGCATATTTCCTCAGTCGAAAAGGGGTTAAGGTTGCCGTTGTTGAGAAAGATAGCATCGGTGAACGTGCGTCTGGAACTGCAACAGGAATTCTCAACCCGATGGTATTGGACGAGACAAAGACAGAGTCCCTGCTACCCCTAACCTGGAAAAGCTTTCAAATGCATGAAGCGCTGTCTAAGGAGTTAAAAGAAACAACCGGTATTGATTGTCATTTCCGCAAATCAACTCAGTTGATACTTGCTTTTTCCGAGCGTGAGGCAGATGAATTAAGGTCTCTTGTTAAATTAAACCAGGAAATAGGGATTAAAGTATCCTGGCTGGATAAACAGTCCGTTCTCAATATAGAGGACAGGATTTCCCACAAATTAAAAGGTGCCATATATTGCGAAGACGGAGCAAATATTGAAAGCTACAGATATGTTCTAGCTCTAGCCCAAGCTGCGGAAAAAATGGGCGCCGAGATTCACTACGGAAACGTGGTCGGACTCAGGAAAACCAGGAATAAGGTAACCGGTGTTAAGATGTCATCGCGTGAAATCATCTCCCAAAGCACGGTATTAGCTATGGGGCCATGGACGAGCATGGCTTCTTCCTGGCTGGATTTCCCGATTCCTGTAGGACCTGAGAGAGGACAAATTGTGAAAATACAAGCATCAAGCCCATCTCTCACTTCAACTATATTCAGTGGCAATCACTATGTAACTTATAAAGCGCATGAGGGACTTATTTACACCGGGACTACACATGAACAGGTAGGGTTCGATGATAGTACAACCATTGAAGGCCGAGATACCATTATCACCGGGCTCCTTAATATCTTACCATCGTCAATCGAAGCTCAAGTAGTAACGCAGACTGCTTGTCTTAGACCTCTTACAGCAGATGGCTTGCCTATTATTGGAGAGTTTCCTTTTCAGAGTAATGCCTACCTGGCTACAGGCCATTGGTCAAAAGGTATTTTACTGAGCCCAATAACCGCCCTCATTATAACCGAACTAATACTGAAGGGTAAGACTTCTTATTCTATTAATTCTTTCGATCCAGCTCGATTTGTTAAATATGGCTAA
- a CDS encoding HD domain-containing protein — translation MEIDKKIRDGVIKALPEAKQIKNQEIREKVYDAWAVSLATSEYKKIEDIPASGNPGTPAMRTGTQADHLRSVARLSAAIAKELTDTFPQFNVDMDEVIAGGLCHDLGKPFEFDAANQERWKSDPRVTGWPSIRHPVYGVHIALSVGLPEKIAHIAGAHSMEGENVRRSLVGMIVHNADYAFWRILETAGVLKT, via the coding sequence ATGGAGATCGATAAAAAGATACGAGATGGAGTAATCAAAGCTCTTCCTGAAGCAAAGCAGATTAAGAACCAGGAAATTAGGGAAAAGGTTTACGATGCCTGGGCGGTGTCATTAGCCACAAGTGAATATAAGAAAATTGAAGATATCCCTGCGTCGGGAAATCCCGGTACCCCTGCGATGAGAACCGGTACCCAGGCAGATCATCTCAGGTCTGTAGCTCGTTTATCTGCAGCTATTGCGAAGGAATTAACAGACACTTTCCCGCAATTTAACGTAGATATGGATGAAGTGATCGCGGGTGGACTTTGCCACGATCTCGGTAAACCTTTTGAGTTTGACGCAGCCAATCAAGAGAGATGGAAATCTGACCCTCGTGTTACCGGTTGGCCTTCAATTCGGCATCCTGTATACGGAGTTCATATCGCGCTATCTGTAGGTTTACCAGAAAAGATTGCGCATATAGCTGGTGCTCACTCAATGGAAGGTGAAAATGTCAGGAGAAGCCTTGTAGGAATGATTGTCCATAATGCAGATTACGCATTTTGGAGAATACTGGAAACGGCTGGTGTTCTGAAGACTTAA
- a CDS encoding DsbA family protein, with translation MQRVQEDIKDKLIVNWKYSSLEQINSQQGPQWKIWEQPEDYQSRGLRAFQAAEAARQQGESVFHSFHIALLKAKHEQKRDIADVNTLIEVANNNGLEMKRFKNDLSNRQLLTKLANEHTFAVEELGVFGTPTLVFPENQAIFLKMSPPPPQEECLPLFNELFNLAYRRRIIHEIKRP, from the coding sequence TTGCAAAGAGTGCAAGAGGATATCAAAGATAAGTTAATCGTCAACTGGAAGTATTCCAGCCTTGAGCAGATTAACAGCCAGCAGGGACCCCAATGGAAAATCTGGGAACAGCCTGAAGACTACCAATCTCGCGGTTTGCGCGCTTTCCAGGCTGCGGAAGCTGCCCGGCAGCAGGGTGAAAGTGTCTTTCATTCATTTCATATTGCCTTACTTAAAGCCAAGCACGAACAAAAGCGTGATATTGCCGACGTAAACACCCTCATTGAAGTGGCCAATAATAATGGCCTGGAGATGAAACGATTTAAAAATGACCTGAGCAACCGTCAGCTACTGACAAAGCTTGCTAACGAGCATACTTTCGCCGTGGAAGAGCTGGGTGTTTTCGGTACTCCTACTTTAGTCTTCCCGGAAAACCAGGCAATTTTCCTGAAAATGTCACCTCCTCCACCACAGGAGGAATGCCTCCCGCTCTTTAATGAACTATTTAATCTGGCATACCGCAGGCGAATTATCCATGAAATAAAAAGACCGTAA